One genomic region from Thalassotalea sp. PS06 encodes:
- a CDS encoding DUF6249 domain-containing protein: MQDGIIVGIIFFSFAAVAFSFLYFAYRNKMALQETIRLAMEKGQNLSPESIEQILQSQAAPQKDFKRGILLVSLAVAIGLFGMLEGFDTTIIGLSLFPLALGAGYLLVWKFDQQAS, from the coding sequence ATGCAAGACGGTATTATTGTTGGAATCATATTTTTTAGTTTTGCGGCGGTCGCATTTTCATTTTTATATTTTGCCTATCGCAACAAAATGGCTTTACAAGAAACCATTCGCCTGGCCATGGAAAAAGGCCAGAACCTGTCGCCAGAAAGTATCGAACAGATATTACAAAGCCAGGCGGCGCCACAGAAGGATTTTAAACGCGGCATCTTATTGGTAAGCCTCGCCGTGGCAATCGGTCTGTTCGGTATGCTTGAAGGGTTTGATACCACCATTATTGGCTTGAGCCTTTTCCCATTGGCCTTAGGTGCCGGTTACCTGTTAGTTTGGAAATTCGATCAGCAAGCGTCATAA
- a CDS encoding glycoside hydrolase family 3 protein, which produces MTTLKKHENKSRLASLLVLGATSTLMVGCNQADKQAVAEQQVPQSKPAAMEHNIDVWPELDLPVKKDPEIEQKISEYLAKMTLEQKVAQMIQPEIRDITVEDMRKYGFGSFLNGGGAFPNNDKHATPADWIKLAEDMYQASVDDSADGIAIPTMWGTDAVHGHNNVIGATLFPHNIGLGAANNAELLEEIAAITATEVMVTGIDWVFAPTVAVVRDDRWGRTYEGYSEDPEIVREYSAAIVRGLQGAADKDFLGDSRVISTVKHFVGDGGTIDGDDQGNNIASEQELFDIHAQGYVGGLSAGSQSVMASFNSWHGEKNHGNRYLLTDVLKDKMGFDGFVVGDWNGHGQIPGCTNDNCSQTINAGLDIFMVPTDAWKPLYENTIAQVKSGEIPMSRIDDAVSRILRVKLRAGLFDKPSPANRPVSGKLELIGAAEHRAVARQAVRESLVLLKNKDNLLPLNPTKKILLAGDGADNIGKQSGGWTITWQGTGNTNADFPGGTSIYGGFEQAVNAAGGEIELAADGNYKAKPDVAVVVFGEEPYAEGIGDIDNLEYQRGNKKDLALLQKFKAEGIPVVSVFISGRPMWVNAELNASDAFVAVWLPGSEGQGVADVLLTDADGNAQHDFVGKLSFSWPKSATQTTVNRNDENYDPLLPYGFGLKYGDNNVLADDLDETVAKFADADQPLVLFEHAAKAPWALTLVSGNNTSGVNSSIVELDSIKLQTMDKDVQEDARTITFAGKETAAVALRSNFVEDLRNYTENDSALTLLVRKDQEFSDSVFLEMRCDESDCNKQVDITSAIKGFTIHEWQELTVDLQCFSQQGLNFARVTVPFGIATQGSGVVSFAKIRMVPNQGETAKITCR; this is translated from the coding sequence ATGACTACATTGAAAAAACATGAGAATAAATCTCGGCTAGCCTCTTTGTTAGTACTTGGCGCCACGTCTACCTTAATGGTCGGTTGTAACCAGGCTGATAAACAAGCCGTTGCCGAGCAGCAAGTTCCGCAATCAAAACCTGCGGCCATGGAACACAATATCGACGTCTGGCCAGAGCTGGATTTGCCAGTGAAAAAGGATCCAGAGATAGAGCAAAAAATCTCTGAGTATCTGGCAAAAATGACCCTGGAGCAGAAAGTTGCGCAGATGATCCAACCGGAAATTCGTGATATTACCGTCGAAGATATGCGCAAATATGGCTTCGGTTCATTCCTAAATGGTGGTGGCGCATTTCCAAATAATGACAAGCACGCGACACCTGCGGATTGGATCAAATTAGCAGAGGATATGTATCAGGCATCTGTTGATGACAGTGCAGATGGTATCGCGATTCCTACTATGTGGGGTACCGATGCGGTGCATGGTCACAACAATGTCATTGGTGCAACCTTATTTCCACACAATATCGGCTTAGGTGCGGCCAACAACGCCGAGTTGCTTGAAGAGATTGCTGCAATTACCGCAACCGAAGTTATGGTTACCGGTATCGATTGGGTATTTGCTCCTACCGTAGCGGTTGTTCGCGATGATCGCTGGGGTCGAACCTATGAAGGTTATTCCGAAGATCCGGAGATTGTTCGCGAATATTCAGCGGCCATTGTCCGTGGTTTGCAGGGCGCTGCCGATAAAGATTTTCTGGGCGATAGCCGGGTGATTTCAACCGTTAAACATTTCGTGGGTGATGGTGGAACCATCGACGGTGATGACCAGGGTAACAATATTGCCTCAGAACAAGAGCTATTCGATATTCATGCTCAAGGTTATGTTGGCGGTTTAAGTGCCGGCTCGCAAAGTGTAATGGCTTCGTTTAATAGCTGGCACGGCGAGAAAAACCACGGTAATAGATACCTGTTAACAGATGTATTAAAAGACAAAATGGGCTTTGATGGCTTCGTAGTTGGTGACTGGAATGGTCATGGTCAGATCCCAGGGTGTACTAATGACAACTGTAGCCAGACCATCAATGCTGGCCTCGATATCTTTATGGTACCAACCGATGCCTGGAAGCCGTTATATGAGAATACCATTGCTCAGGTGAAATCCGGCGAAATTCCAATGTCTCGTATCGATGACGCGGTATCTCGTATTCTTCGCGTTAAACTTCGTGCCGGTCTGTTCGATAAACCGAGCCCGGCTAACCGCCCGGTTTCCGGCAAGCTTGAGCTAATCGGCGCCGCTGAGCACAGAGCCGTTGCCCGTCAGGCAGTAAGAGAATCGTTAGTTCTGTTAAAGAACAAAGACAATCTATTGCCGCTTAATCCGACTAAGAAAATTTTATTAGCTGGTGACGGCGCCGACAATATTGGTAAGCAGTCTGGTGGCTGGACTATTACCTGGCAAGGTACGGGAAATACCAACGCAGACTTCCCTGGCGGCACTTCAATCTATGGCGGTTTTGAACAAGCGGTTAATGCTGCTGGCGGTGAAATTGAATTAGCCGCTGATGGTAACTACAAAGCTAAGCCAGACGTCGCCGTTGTGGTCTTCGGTGAAGAGCCATATGCAGAAGGTATTGGTGATATCGATAACCTTGAATATCAGCGCGGAAATAAAAAAGATTTGGCATTACTGCAAAAATTTAAAGCGGAAGGTATTCCAGTCGTTTCTGTATTTATTTCCGGTCGCCCAATGTGGGTTAACGCTGAGTTAAATGCCTCCGATGCTTTTGTCGCTGTCTGGTTACCAGGTAGTGAAGGTCAGGGTGTTGCCGATGTATTGCTAACCGATGCTGACGGTAATGCTCAGCACGATTTCGTTGGTAAGCTGTCGTTCTCGTGGCCGAAATCTGCGACGCAAACCACAGTAAACCGCAACGATGAAAATTATGATCCGTTACTACCTTACGGTTTTGGCCTGAAGTATGGCGATAACAATGTATTAGCTGATGATTTGGATGAGACGGTTGCAAAATTTGCCGATGCGGATCAACCTCTGGTGTTATTTGAACATGCAGCAAAAGCCCCTTGGGCATTAACGCTTGTTTCAGGGAATAACACATCCGGGGTAAATAGTTCAATTGTTGAGCTTGATAGCATAAAGCTACAAACCATGGATAAAGATGTGCAGGAAGATGCTCGTACCATCACCTTTGCAGGTAAAGAGACGGCGGCGGTTGCTTTGCGCAGTAACTTTGTTGAAGACTTGCGTAATTATACCGAGAACGATTCTGCGTTAACCTTGTTAGTGCGCAAGGATCAGGAGTTTAGCGACTCGGTCTTCCTGGAAATGCGCTGTGACGAAAGTGATTGTAACAAGCAGGTAGATATCACCTCAGCGATAAAAGGCTTTACTATCCATGAATGGCAAGAATTAACGGTTGATCTGCAGTGTTTTTCTCAACAAGGGCTAAATTTCGCCCGGGTGACCGTGCCGTTTGGTATTGCAACGCAAGGTAGCGGTGTGGTGTCATTTGCCAAAATTAGAATGGTGCCAAACCAAGGGGAAACAGCAAAAATTACCTGTCGATAA
- a CDS encoding RNA polymerase sigma factor has protein sequence MLKDWLQQFRRQGDSQSFAQVVSQCQTQLQGYCRRLTAGDFDMADDIAQETLISVYQQFGQLQNLDAFKSWLYRIAYRHFLRLQQTEKRWQCLEEDELEVLLQGEQVGDSNNPCLDERYIMQLMALLNSEERAVITLNHTLGYSQPQIAALLDMPLGTVKSHGKRGKDKLIAFSLRQQRGAA, from the coding sequence ATGCTAAAAGACTGGTTGCAGCAATTTCGCCGTCAGGGTGATAGTCAGTCGTTCGCTCAGGTTGTCAGCCAGTGCCAGACACAATTACAAGGTTATTGCCGACGTCTTACTGCCGGCGATTTCGATATGGCCGATGACATTGCCCAGGAAACCTTGATAAGTGTTTACCAGCAGTTTGGTCAGTTACAGAATCTCGATGCATTTAAGTCCTGGTTATACCGAATTGCCTATCGACACTTTTTGCGACTTCAGCAAACGGAAAAACGCTGGCAATGCCTTGAAGAAGATGAACTTGAAGTGCTTTTACAAGGAGAGCAAGTCGGTGACAGCAATAACCCTTGCCTTGATGAGCGTTACATTATGCAATTAATGGCATTATTGAACAGTGAAGAAAGGGCCGTCATCACTTTGAATCATACCTTGGGCTATTCCCAGCCACAGATTGCCGCATTATTAGATATGCCACTGGGAACGGTAAAATCCCATGGCAAACGTGGTAAAGATAAGCTCATCGCTTTTTCCCTGCGTCAACAACGAGGAGCGGCTTGA
- a CDS encoding GH1 family beta-glucosidase gives MKLSLPENSRMLEKDFTFGVATASFQIEGGIDHRQPCIWDTFCAKSGTIADKSDGSVACNHFNLWQQDVQLIADMGVDAYRLSIAWGRVLNEDGSKNSAGVEFYRNLLRGLKTKNIKTFVTLYHWDLPQHLEDNGGWLNRQTAYAFRDYADLISRELGDLVDSWATLNEPFCSSYLGYEAGIHAPGKGQQSYGRKSAHHLLLAHGLAMQVLQKNCPDSMNGIVLNFTPGYSVSDSAEDMQATAYANDYFNWWYSRPIFEGKYPDIIDSFDDSIKPDIESGDMEIIATPIDFLGVNFYTRAVYKAHPTSIFEEIPPSDVPLTDMGWEIYPQAFTQLLSELHSRYSLPPIYITENGAAMPDQLTAGVVNDLGRIQYYQDHMNAVNAAIDVGVNVQGYFGWSLMDNFEWALGYTKRFGLVYVDYDTQQRYVKESGKAYTKLITSRS, from the coding sequence ATGAAACTATCTTTACCTGAAAATTCCAGAATGCTGGAGAAAGATTTTACGTTTGGTGTGGCAACGGCGTCGTTCCAAATTGAAGGCGGCATTGACCATCGCCAACCATGTATTTGGGATACGTTTTGTGCAAAATCTGGCACCATCGCCGACAAATCCGATGGCAGTGTCGCATGCAATCACTTCAACCTCTGGCAACAGGATGTGCAATTAATTGCCGATATGGGCGTTGATGCCTATCGCTTATCCATCGCCTGGGGTCGGGTTTTAAACGAAGATGGCAGCAAGAATTCTGCAGGTGTCGAATTTTACCGCAATTTGCTCCGTGGATTAAAAACCAAAAATATCAAAACCTTCGTAACTCTGTATCACTGGGATCTGCCGCAACACCTGGAAGATAATGGCGGTTGGTTAAACCGCCAGACGGCGTATGCATTCCGAGACTATGCCGACCTTATCAGTCGCGAGCTTGGCGATTTAGTTGATTCCTGGGCAACCCTGAACGAACCATTTTGTAGCTCCTACCTGGGTTACGAAGCGGGAATTCATGCACCAGGCAAGGGCCAACAATCTTATGGGCGAAAATCGGCCCATCACCTGCTGCTAGCCCACGGTCTGGCAATGCAGGTTTTACAGAAAAACTGTCCAGATAGCATGAATGGTATTGTCCTGAATTTCACTCCTGGCTACTCGGTATCTGATAGTGCTGAGGACATGCAGGCAACCGCCTATGCCAATGATTATTTTAACTGGTGGTACAGTCGTCCTATTTTCGAAGGTAAATATCCAGACATCATCGATAGCTTCGATGACAGCATTAAGCCAGATATTGAATCGGGAGATATGGAAATCATTGCGACACCAATCGATTTTCTCGGTGTCAACTTTTATACCCGTGCGGTATACAAAGCCCACCCAACGAGTATTTTTGAAGAAATTCCACCATCGGATGTACCACTAACCGATATGGGCTGGGAGATCTATCCGCAAGCATTTACCCAGTTATTATCGGAATTGCATAGTCGCTATTCATTGCCGCCGATTTACATTACCGAGAATGGCGCCGCCATGCCGGATCAGTTAACTGCAGGTGTCGTAAACGACTTGGGCCGAATCCAGTATTATCAGGATCATATGAATGCCGTGAATGCCGCCATAGATGTAGGGGTAAATGTTCAGGGATATTTTGGCTGGAGCCTGATGGATAACTTTGAGTGGGCCTTAGGCTATACCAAACGCTTTGGTCTGGTTTACGTTGACTACGACACACAACAGCGTTACGTCAAAGAAAGTGGCAAAGCTTATACCAAGTTGATCACCAGCAGAAGCTGA
- a CDS encoding LacI family DNA-binding transcriptional regulator: MSTIYEVSKLAGVSSATVSRVMNDSSRVSPKTRDKVLKAMEELGFRPNSIAQSLASKRSNSIGVVISELQGSYYGMLLNEIEITLRNAKKHVMIAAGHADAAIEEDSIEFLLQRNCDALILFVEAVSDQYLRDLKKRGVLFTLINRQVEGLQTQCISIDNYQGGYLACQKMIDAGHTSIAYISGPDWKLDAMERLRGHRQALLDNGLTFADELYYLGDYSEQSGEQGLAHIHKSGVEFTGVICGNDEMAAGAIVTARSLGITMPQQLSIIGFDDAYFSRFIYPRLTTIKNPIKEIGAVSANRVLNSTYGLKSKNLEYDNKPVLIERDSLTTPQA, from the coding sequence ATGAGTACCATCTACGAAGTATCAAAGTTAGCCGGAGTATCTTCGGCTACCGTATCCCGGGTAATGAACGACAGTTCCAGAGTCAGCCCGAAAACCCGGGATAAGGTACTCAAAGCGATGGAAGAATTGGGCTTTCGACCGAATTCCATCGCCCAATCACTGGCCTCAAAACGCTCTAACTCAATAGGTGTGGTTATTTCTGAGCTCCAGGGCTCCTATTACGGTATGCTTCTAAACGAAATTGAGATAACCCTGAGAAATGCCAAAAAGCATGTGATGATAGCCGCGGGTCATGCCGATGCTGCTATCGAAGAGGATTCTATTGAATTCCTTCTACAGCGAAATTGTGATGCGTTAATATTGTTTGTTGAGGCGGTCAGTGATCAATATCTGCGTGATCTGAAAAAACGTGGCGTGTTATTTACCCTGATCAATCGCCAGGTGGAAGGTTTGCAAACTCAATGTATTTCTATCGACAATTACCAGGGTGGCTACCTTGCCTGTCAGAAAATGATCGACGCAGGACACACAAGCATTGCCTATATTTCCGGCCCTGATTGGAAACTCGACGCCATGGAGCGTTTGCGTGGCCATCGTCAGGCACTACTTGATAACGGTTTGACCTTTGCCGATGAATTATATTACCTCGGTGATTACAGTGAACAAAGCGGGGAACAAGGGTTAGCCCACATTCATAAATCCGGCGTTGAGTTTACCGGAGTTATTTGCGGTAATGATGAGATGGCAGCGGGTGCGATTGTTACCGCAAGAAGTCTTGGCATTACCATGCCGCAACAACTTTCTATTATCGGTTTCGATGACGCGTATTTTTCAAGATTTATTTATCCGCGTCTGACCACCATCAAAAACCCTATCAAGGAAATCGGTGCGGTTTCTGCCAACCGAGTACTGAATTCGACTTACGGTTTAAAATCAAAGAACCTCGAATACGATAACAAACCTGTGTTAATCGAACGAGATTCACTGACGACCCCGCAAGCCTGA
- the pdsR gene encoding proteobacterial dedicated sortase system response regulator: MSKRIAIVEDDEGIRENYAEALRQQGFSVQTYACKDSAMSAFELALPHLAILDIGLHDQFDGGFELCQWLRNKSKVLPIIFLTARDSDADQISGLRLGANDFVSKTMSFDNLSARIHATLNYLSRLTQPQQADQEFARGDLSVNLDRLTLHWQDQLVKTTITEFWMVHALAKNPGHVKSKQQLMDDAKIVVDDNTVTAHIKRIRKKFMAVDPAFDCIDTVYGMGYRWHDVE, from the coding sequence ATGAGTAAGCGAATTGCAATTGTAGAAGATGATGAAGGTATCCGTGAAAACTACGCGGAAGCACTCAGACAACAGGGCTTTAGCGTGCAGACTTATGCCTGCAAAGATTCGGCAATGTCGGCATTCGAGCTCGCCCTTCCGCATTTAGCGATTTTGGATATTGGTCTTCATGATCAATTCGATGGTGGCTTTGAATTGTGTCAGTGGCTACGCAATAAATCGAAAGTCTTACCGATTATCTTTTTAACGGCGCGCGACAGCGACGCCGACCAAATAAGTGGCTTGCGTTTGGGAGCCAATGACTTTGTCAGCAAAACCATGAGCTTTGATAACCTCAGCGCCCGCATCCATGCCACCTTGAATTATTTATCCCGGTTAACGCAACCGCAGCAAGCGGACCAGGAATTTGCTCGTGGCGACCTCAGTGTCAATCTCGACAGATTAACCCTGCACTGGCAAGACCAACTGGTAAAAACTACGATAACCGAATTTTGGATGGTACATGCATTGGCGAAAAATCCAGGACATGTGAAATCCAAACAACAGTTGATGGATGATGCCAAAATCGTCGTCGACGATAATACCGTAACCGCCCATATCAAACGCATCCGTAAAAAGTTTATGGCGGTCGATCCTGCATTTGATTGCATCGATACGGTTTATGGCATGGGCTACCGTTGGCATGACGTGGAGTAA
- the pdsS gene encoding proteobacterial dedicated sortase system histidine kinase → MLVASLLLAIPFIGYYYIWDMETFLRKGQEQTLMGTARALATALHERPNLFNQQASFKKQLETGKDFLPGKIARPIRLDGDLSDWFYETRRINSYDYQHQIDSEYNAEQVTVSFSSQIGRYQDFVYAYFQVTDDQLMFRRKNQLSVTNNDYLEIATLDQNQVLQRYVVSSYENGWVNGYRLPAPGENQRFPQPQSNIQGHWKANDTGYVIELRIPEKLLGEKVAFAITDYDGQHLPKITIGSADTKSSEQLGTFTVPSPDIERIIKGMGRSQSSILVIDQHQRPLTQHGNIHTARGVFDSSLYIRQELSWLETMKSWIMAPFYYFILTKPSSDFTSEKFEFRENKQAHVDQALAGSPASMWWTTKDNKAVILSAAHPIYVDNQVKGAVIVEETTHGIRDIRNSAIEGVVITSLMIYISVAALLFYALRISLRIRRLRNATEAVVDEQGRIIQPLSRLPAKDEIGDLSRSFANILSQLGQYNNYLQTMSSRLSHELKTPVALVRSSLENLNHHATSDTQQRYLTRAHQGIERLNTMLQTMSEATQLEQALQSCELITFDLAKLVQGCSYGYQQIYPNHAFTVNIHEQPVNITGSDDHLAQLLDKLVSNAVDFSAANEPIVIDLELDKRIARIRVTNFGSSLPEDMSQNIFDAMVSLRGVNNDTSHLGIGLYISRLIVDHHRGSINAHNLEDGSGVCFVVELPVTNSP, encoded by the coding sequence ATGCTGGTAGCCAGTTTATTACTGGCTATCCCGTTTATTGGCTACTACTACATCTGGGATATGGAAACTTTTCTCAGAAAAGGCCAGGAACAAACCTTGATGGGTACCGCAAGAGCGCTGGCCACCGCCTTACATGAACGCCCAAACCTGTTTAACCAACAGGCTTCTTTTAAAAAGCAATTGGAAACCGGTAAGGATTTTCTGCCGGGTAAAATCGCCCGCCCGATTCGCTTAGATGGCGACCTTTCGGACTGGTTCTATGAAACCCGAAGAATTAACAGTTACGATTATCAGCACCAGATTGACAGTGAATATAACGCGGAACAGGTAACCGTGAGCTTTAGTTCGCAAATAGGCCGATACCAAGACTTTGTCTATGCCTATTTTCAGGTAACTGACGATCAGCTTATGTTTCGCCGCAAGAACCAGCTGAGCGTAACCAACAATGATTATCTGGAAATTGCCACCTTAGATCAGAATCAGGTATTGCAGCGTTACGTGGTTAGCAGTTATGAAAACGGCTGGGTAAATGGTTATCGCTTGCCCGCGCCGGGGGAAAATCAGCGTTTTCCACAACCGCAAAGTAATATTCAGGGACACTGGAAAGCGAACGATACCGGCTATGTAATTGAGCTAAGAATTCCGGAAAAACTGCTCGGTGAAAAGGTAGCATTTGCTATTACCGATTACGATGGTCAGCACCTGCCGAAAATCACCATAGGTTCTGCAGATACCAAAAGCAGTGAACAGCTAGGTACTTTCACGGTACCGTCACCGGATATCGAACGCATCATCAAAGGCATGGGCCGCAGTCAATCGAGTATTCTGGTGATTGACCAACACCAGCGCCCTTTAACTCAGCACGGTAATATCCATACCGCCCGCGGTGTTTTTGATTCTAGCCTCTATATCCGCCAGGAGCTTTCCTGGCTGGAAACCATGAAATCCTGGATTATGGCGCCTTTTTACTATTTCATTCTCACCAAACCTAGTAGTGACTTTACCAGCGAGAAATTTGAATTTCGCGAAAATAAACAAGCCCATGTTGACCAGGCACTTGCGGGTAGCCCTGCGAGTATGTGGTGGACCACCAAAGACAATAAAGCAGTAATACTATCGGCCGCCCATCCTATTTATGTAGACAACCAGGTTAAAGGCGCAGTAATTGTCGAAGAGACCACCCATGGTATCCGCGATATTCGCAACAGCGCCATCGAGGGCGTCGTGATCACTTCGTTGATGATCTACATTTCCGTTGCCGCGTTATTGTTTTACGCGTTGCGCATCTCATTGAGAATTCGCCGCCTACGCAATGCCACAGAAGCTGTGGTGGATGAACAAGGCCGGATTATTCAGCCGTTATCGCGCCTGCCTGCCAAAGATGAAATCGGTGACTTATCACGAAGTTTTGCCAATATTCTCAGTCAACTTGGCCAATACAATAACTACTTACAAACCATGTCATCGCGTTTGTCCCACGAGCTGAAAACGCCGGTGGCATTGGTGCGATCATCACTGGAGAATTTAAATCATCATGCCACCAGTGATACCCAACAGCGCTATCTGACCCGCGCCCATCAGGGAATTGAGCGCTTAAATACCATGCTACAAACCATGAGCGAAGCCACACAGCTAGAGCAAGCATTGCAGTCGTGCGAATTAATCACCTTCGATTTAGCCAAATTAGTTCAAGGTTGCAGTTATGGTTATCAGCAAATTTATCCAAACCACGCTTTTACCGTGAATATCCATGAACAGCCGGTGAACATAACCGGTAGTGATGATCATCTGGCGCAGTTGCTCGATAAACTAGTATCTAATGCCGTGGACTTTAGTGCTGCTAACGAGCCCATCGTTATCGACCTGGAGCTTGATAAGAGAATTGCCAGAATCCGCGTCACTAACTTTGGCTCTAGTTTGCCAGAGGATATGAGTCAGAATATTTTTGATGCCATGGTTTCCTTGCGTGGCGTCAACAATGACACCTCACACCTGGGTATCGGCCTGTACATCAGCCGCCTGATTGTCGATCATCACCGAGGCAGCATTAATGCCCATAATCTTGAAGACGGCAGCGGCGTTTGTTTTGTGGTTGAGCTTCCGGTCACAAATTCGCCATAA
- a CDS encoding isoamylase early set domain-containing protein, producing MLTKRFFKTKDETEVTFEFARPDVTSVALVGEFTDWQPVAMKFSKKANAFRTKVRLPKDQSFHFRYLLNESEWENDYAADSYLPNEFGSDNSVVVTHA from the coding sequence ATGTTAACCAAGCGTTTTTTTAAAACTAAAGATGAAACAGAAGTCACTTTTGAGTTCGCTCGCCCCGACGTCACTTCCGTGGCCTTAGTTGGTGAGTTCACTGACTGGCAGCCGGTCGCAATGAAGTTTAGTAAAAAAGCGAATGCCTTCAGAACCAAAGTGCGCCTGCCTAAAGATCAAAGCTTCCACTTCCGTTATTTACTTAACGAATCCGAGTGGGAAAATGATTATGCCGCTGATTCCTACTTACCCAATGAATTTGGCAGTGACAACAGCGTCGTTGTAACCCACGCATAA
- the pdsO gene encoding sortase-associated OmpA-like protein PdsO: MTLTQFKTLTFSLFIAALVAQPLQARANTETEPSQDLSKEQAIGISSGAVIGAIFGGPPGAFIVAIVGDLIAKNMMMDDELETAKLALNTTTLSYQDKLARLEQEHRQELVAAQLQHRQVMVEQAENFLMSLMFAKGSSEVAEQYHPQIVAMASLLKQNPEIAINLSGYTDALGTKDNNLTLAKNRVSAVKQLLVEQGVSEIQIHSEAIGEVALKEEEKVVPNSFDRRVVMQLTSTNTEVAKN; encoded by the coding sequence ATGACACTTACTCAATTTAAAACACTTACCTTTAGTCTCTTTATTGCCGCTTTAGTTGCACAACCATTGCAGGCACGGGCAAATACTGAAACCGAACCTTCGCAAGACCTATCCAAAGAGCAGGCCATCGGCATTAGCAGTGGTGCTGTGATCGGTGCAATCTTCGGTGGTCCTCCTGGGGCATTTATTGTCGCTATCGTTGGTGACCTGATTGCCAAAAACATGATGATGGATGACGAGCTGGAAACCGCAAAACTGGCATTGAATACCACAACATTATCCTATCAAGACAAGCTGGCCAGACTCGAGCAAGAGCATCGCCAGGAATTAGTCGCTGCACAATTACAGCATCGTCAGGTGATGGTAGAGCAGGCAGAAAATTTCTTAATGAGCCTGATGTTTGCAAAGGGTTCGAGCGAGGTTGCCGAACAATACCATCCGCAAATCGTCGCAATGGCCAGCTTATTAAAACAGAACCCGGAAATTGCCATCAACCTCTCCGGCTATACCGATGCATTAGGTACTAAAGACAATAATCTGACGCTGGCGAAAAACCGCGTATCGGCAGTAAAACAACTGCTGGTAGAGCAGGGCGTTAGTGAAATTCAAATTCATAGTGAAGCCATTGGCGAGGTCGCATTAAAGGAGGAAGAAAAAGTGGTCCCCAACTCCTTTGACCGCCGCGTGGTCATGCAATTAACTTCAACAAATACGGAGGTAGCAAAAAACTAA